TAAATTCGTTGTAAGATTTTCACattcgcttttatttcgtaatatatacactttgtaatttgcagtcaactgtttttattgaattaacatGTTTTAGTCGTGTCAAATTGCGAagtagaatcttttttttaagaaatgcatcccatattaattatttaataacccATATAATCAATAAGCAGTTAATATTtcgtagaaaataattaaatatagaagaTAAAcggtaaaaaaattgatatcattagaaagataattttttacttttaagttcatgtaattttttttgtattgtaatattattGTAACTTATCAAGGAAAGCTCCGAAATTTTGCctaaattttgtttatgattgtaataaaatttttggaaaaaaaaagtcgcttcgaagtgcacattttcaccctccaaagtatatatatatatatatatatatatatatatatatatatatatatatatatatatatatatatatatatatatatatatatatatatatatatatatatatatatcaccctCACCACCACGTAGACATACACATACGTACAAAATACATAGACATAAATCTTTactatattatttactatttttactatACGGGTGCATACCgacatcctggcataggggtagcaagTCTTCCCCGTGCTTTGAgcgtcctggttcgggcatggttactATTCATCTATGTTCtctctgtgaagtgtgtgaatgtgcacccctctcccctgtaaaaagaggttgtgcaagcgaaagaGTAGCCAAAACGCTCctttgaccctagatggcgctactgaaacaagagacgctcagtcggcttaaaatcgctgacttcgttagTGGgcggcttgtctatgacaagggCCATAAGAAGCAACAAAAACAACTTAAGGAAACATAAACAAAGAATAAAGTTGCTTTTGATCCATTTATGGAATAGACTGAGTGTTAAAactttttcccttttatttaaaaagtaatacctaaatatttatgtactaaaattttattttagcattcttGAGTACTGaacttgaaattatttcttgAGAGCGAAAGAATTAATTATCTCTGGTAgaatgaaaatgcaatttttactcCTTTGAATTATTACTGTAAAAATGTCAACAGAAACAACATAAGGGCATCAATCTccttacaaaatttcttaaaatttcactaagagatttatatttcattcggGACAAGTTTTCTATAAagatcaataatataaaaattctttctacCTTAACTTATTCTTTCTACCTACACCTATTAAAGATTGCTGTTTGCAAGATTTATTATATAAGgccaaagaaaagtattttcaagtATAAAGCGattagaaatttatatcaaaatgaaaattttgttttcctcttgtaattaaaatttcaaggaagaaaaattttgcgACAGTCACTGATTTCCGACAAAAGTCTTATCTATCATTTTCTATGAAATGCAAATTCGAATAGTCGAAATACGTTAGAGTCAAAGAAACAAAAGTCATTTCTCAGGGACATAGTCTAGACAacttcttttattcaattttgtatttgccgtttctttttatactttatcaTATACGATGTATGGAATAGTGAAAGTATTGAAATTCATACAAATTGGACCTTGAGAGTTTGATGACTATCCAAGTTTTAAATCTCAAAGATTTCAATCTTTATTTTCTGGTACaacctgagtaaaaactttaaggccagtaaaaatttttgagaaaatggaaacatataaactgaggaattaaaataccatttgattgataattattgagcttaaataaaagtaaaaaaagtagaaaaattaatttacaaatattttattattacaaaatattacagaacacacagatgaatatttgagccCGAGTAGAAACTTTAAGgccaaaatagaaaataacatataagaaaaaaattacaaattcttagaaggttgtgtaggagccatttcttcgaagtacttcaaatattcttgttttcttggatgaaacgagtttttgacaaagggcggggtcggttttataccattcatcttcTATAGTAGATTCTATAgtagatttcagctctgttgttgatgtaaaatgtctcccatTTTCATGAACTCTTCTTGCTAAGTCACCCCAAAGATTCTCGATTGGGTTGAGGTCAGATGGTCTAGCTGGCCATTTtacagtttcaacattgttgacatggaaccaattttttgtgctgttactcgaatggattgatgcattgtcttgctgctatttccaattttctccagcaagacattcagcatttggcaaaagatgatttgttaggacattttggtatccttgtgaattcattctacctgaaacgaatgcaattgaggccacaccattgtaagcaaaacagccccaagtcatgaccctccacctaattggcgcttagagaatatttctttttcatttcttatatcatgccagtagaaattccagccacctggtccatccaaattccatttttttttcattagaaaaaataatttctatccattggttgtcccaggtcatgactttctggccaaagttcaaacgctctattttgtgtctctgcagtaactgaggcttagtcaattttactgtataagtgaaccttccagaccttctaattgtgttataaatcgttttttgacaaacttttaaacctgtcgtcggaatcagtttcctggttgagtactttccagtagatgcaagttggcaaactcttctttcatcacgcgaggacaaagctttaggtcttcccccagtattctttttatcataattgtctttcaatttaaaaaaaaaatgttgactacagtctttgatcttcctatctttatcgcaatagcacgactactcatCTCTGTCgaagacaaagcttcgatctgtcctctttcacgatcagttaacttcttaccCTCCGCCATCTTTacaaagatcaccaatacttcgaagcaacgtatgacaaatatgaaaattgcagcgttgcCACAAGCCAGAagttgcaatggtaattacacgattatattatatttatttttaaaaaatgactggtggccttaaagtttttactctggcagaaatactaactttttaaataaccacatgtttatcataattatgtatttgcaaattatgtttatggcattgatttcttatcaatgaactttaataattaatattatttgaatcccttttatttcattttacattttctcaaaactttttactggccttaaagtttttattcaCGCTGTAGATgtttatagaaaaagtattataatcggtgaaaaattcgaactcgaaattttgaatgaatcgtCAGATTTTAGAACTCCATGAGTACGAgaagcatatttttggaaaatatttgtccttgcaaaagataactcaaaaacgctttgatttagacggaaagaaatttggaaatgaaaatttaatatatggtcttaATACAAAAcctgtagatttccatcaaattttgaacaaaatttgttttcGTCTGTCTGTCCGGATGTTCAGACATACgtaaacataataattacaagTCTATGtcataaaattcggtacacagctGTATCATCTACATTGTAGACGCGTACAAATCTTTCAGCCATATTCGAAAAAGGTGAAAGGCTGCCTGTCTGTATTTTTAGAAGCAcgtaaatgcgataactgaaaTACATAAtgctttaaatgtattaaatttgttatgcgattttgtgattgctattgcagttttgtatcaaattttgatttaaatcagtGAGAATAATCGTCTTAAACAcaaattaatgtttattagagagtattcgaGAAAGATTTAAGGAgaacacacttgaagatttttttttaaaaattaaaccgcTGTGTCTTTTTGTTAAGTGTGTGAAAACAgcgactgaaaaataaaatatgggttGACAAATGATCcgttcaaataaattatatttctatatgtacagggtggttataattaaacttcccctataaacagcatcatgcAACGCAAATGGATGAACGGATAGcagtgaaatttggtacataagcTATACACGACATGCGCTcaaggaatttcgaaaaaaaattttaacttccaaaatgcccaccagagggcgccttttttggaaaaacaatttcaatacaataaaagaCCAAatcggaatacagaaacaatattaacatttattgactagtttctgatcatcttgtcatcgaaccacagtAAATAAAGGTAAGGAataaataacagtacgctgtttgagaaaaagAAACAGTCCAGTTTGCTAAACAAAAAAGATAAGGATGAAATTGGACAAAAAGAGCAGTTGTTAATCGCGTCCAGGACGATgttccatgtgaccaccctcattcaactgcaaaattttaaagtcaatggacagtgtgttcaacagcagatcgtaattgatcagttgtgatgctttgcacatgaagcgttatggagtttcttaagtcattcaatgtcgcaacaagataccgtcatcattacagccggaaacatcgacatgaAACAcgacaacgactgcaaacgtttcttaccctaacttgttttgcataaagcttcctcttcttcgcaagcttgcaaatctcgacattttttcctagaactgacagcttttcctggttttacattttattactcataattcttgttctagattgttaatattgtttctgtattttgttttggtcatttattgtgttaaatttaatgtttaaaagcgccctctggtggacattttagattttttctattgaaattccgtgagcgcatctcgtctACAGTCTATACactaaatttcgttgcaatccgttcttccgtttgcgttgtaggatgctgtttataaggGAAGTTTAATTATTACCACcctgtaatttgaaattaaatattctttgggaaataatttatttaaaatttcatgaaaaatacaaatatgtaaaaaaaaaatgcttagtagtagtttaataaaaataattaatcgcagtttaaattaaaaattacgtaAGTTGAAGTTGTTGGGTTGACCTAACAAAATAGGTTACTATATATGCTCATATACATCAGACCTTATAAGGAGGGAAGAAATAGGAAAGCTACAACATTGGCCTTTTGCGTTTAAATAGAGAGTTATTTATCTTAGAGGAAAAGCTTAAGTAAGAAAATTAAGACTTCGTCATTCCTCTTAAATATGGGCTTTGCAAAATGAATATCTGGTAAAAGTTTCAGATCGATACCTGGCACGTTTTTTAAGATGTTAAACATATCTTTGAATATgctgattaataaataatacatgcatttttgcaaaaatatttttgattagaatttccAACGCATCTTTCATatcgaaaaatcaaattttacgtTTGAGACGCAATTGATATTctagaatatataataattatgattttatagaATTGTGATAATGATTTCTAAGTAATCagtcatttcttaaaataacacaAATGGAACTGAAAAAATACAATCACATTGAATACTTAAGAAAATACTACTGGAAAtcatgttgaataattttttttattgctaaaagtaTTATTTACATGAAAGACTGAAAACAAAGAGCTTATTGAAGCTGCAACACAGAAGCCGTTTCTGCCGCCAACACCTAATTTGTTGATTTGGTATTTTAAATAGCGTTGTACATTGTCAATTTTCCATtccataaattcaattttcgttCTGATTCAGAAAAATCTATAAGAAACAgagaaatgattataaatataacacatcaacagtataattttatttctttagttagaaaaatttgttttctatttcaaataattacttgaaattattttattttaaattgaagaaaaaagtttACACTGTTATGTTATACTGAGTATTCTAGTATTGCCTTGAAAAATTTGGCTAactaatttgattattaaataatttttttcaaaatgttgtttGTCTTTTACCAATGGCATAATGGTCAGAGCAAGAATTGAAGGAGGATTTGAACTGAAGGAAAAAGGCATTGGTTTTTCTCTAGCTATAACCCTATACGATGCTATTAGAAAACTGATGTCCGTGAGCAACGAATGGTTCTGCGGGGTCAAGTTGTTGTTGGAGATTTTGTTCTAAGCCAAACACAAATGACTGCCAATTTCCTGCAAGGAACGAACTGCTCAGTGGGCTCAAGTTGGCTATTGAAGGTTTAGCTTTAAGCCAAACACAAATGCCGGCTAATTTCCTGCGAGGAACGAATTGCTCAGAGGGTTCAAGCTGGATAttgaatatttcgttttaaagCCAAACACAAATTTTGGCCAGTTTACTGCAAAAGTCTTCCAAAATGGCAGCATCCACGTACATATTGAAGTTAAGTGAGATTATTAGTCACGAACTAGGAGCTCCGGATTGCTTTAGCCAATGAAAGTTATCATAATTCCCTTGTATCATAAACTTAACTATTTACTCTAtaacaaatggaaataatttctgTCAGAAACAAGAATATTAAAGTTACATTTCTGGtagttattttgataataatgccGGATGGATCATTGTTACCTTCGTATCATTATTAAGGAAGGATGTAATGAAATAACTCTAGTAACTAAAGTATTTACTCCACATTCACTTTGATATTCTGACTCGCATTTCTGTATTTCTTTGAATGTTAcctgcttttaaaattatgttcaaattcTCATTTTAAGCGAAGAATATGACAAAGGACTGGGAGAGTGCTATCCTTCTATATTTGAAGTATTGAGACATAAGGGATGTTATTCCTTTCTACCTGTGAAGTTACttgatatcagtttttttaaagtaatcaatCACTTTATCTTTTGTGTGGGCAATGAAtggaataagaaagtaaaattttcaaaagggcAATTAGATATATTAGAACATGGAGGTTCTTTAAATCATAGTAGTTTAGTGCCACAGTATCTGCTTCAGTCCAAATGACTAAGAAAAGTTCTGCAACACACACCTAAAGATTCTTGCACAGCCCCCAGTAACACAATGGTACATTCTGATGGTAGAATggtacatttttaaagaaataattcttctaTAGTGTGATGGTACTATTTCTGTACCAGCTTGATACAAAGTAAAAAGCTCGATTCGCATAATATTTGAATCCCTTACAAAAAGACTAATACTGATTTCCTATACTCGATGATGCTATATAATTCGTTACTTTAAAggcattattttctttcactaaaacaccttaaattcatatcaaaatccAATACAAATCAAAGAAATAGGAATAAACTCTGCTCCCAAATCAGTGTTCATTCAATGAAACCatttaatgataagaaatatcattttatcgttaattttttaaatgcataactGTTAATGTTAAAATTGTTAAGAAGAAGAATAACAGAAGTCTTCATACTGATAACCAACATTTTGCTCTTGGTGCACAAGTtacaaaaattacttcaaaacattaaaaacgaTTCACCACATGAAGTCAACTAcagaaaatttcctttaattacaACAATGATAATTTCTTGAATTAGAATAGATTCTTACCTATGTTTACCAGAAGATAGTTTTGGCAAGACCAGGAGCATAAAATCCAGCTCCGTGTCCAATAAGACCGCTGTAGGCGAGACCAGGAGCAGCAAGAAGAGGAGCAGCAGCAAGGGCTGGAGCAGCAACAGCGGGTGCTACTGGAGCGACTGGTGGAGCGTAGGGACTAGCGATGGCAGCGGAAGCTGGGGCGCTGAGGGCGGTTCCAGGTTCGTTGGTCTTGACGGAAGCTCTGAAACCTGCAGCATCGGCGACGTAGTCAACTCTTCGGGCTCTGCCGTCAATGTCGGTGATGGTGTAGCTTCCTTGCTTGTTTCCGGCGGCATCTCCGACTTCAGCCCTGGCGTTGGTGGCGGTACCGTAGTTAAAAGCATAGTTGCCAATTGCCTGTAATTCATTTGGCGATATATTTCATTAGACAATTGTCTTTTGACATTTAATTCCCAta
Above is a genomic segment from Argiope bruennichi chromosome 1, qqArgBrue1.1, whole genome shotgun sequence containing:
- the LOC129981181 gene encoding adult-specific rigid cuticular protein 15.5-like translates to MFAKIAILCAALAAVSANPLLATSIVNTGSSISAQSQDAIGNYAFNYGTATNARAEVGDAAGNKQGSYTITDIDGRARRVDYVADAAGFRASVKTNEPGTALSAPASAAIASPYAPPVAPVAPAVAAPALAAAPLLAAPGLAYSGLIGHGAGFYAPGLAKTIFW